A stretch of DNA from Triticum dicoccoides isolate Atlit2015 ecotype Zavitan chromosome 2A, WEW_v2.0, whole genome shotgun sequence:
AAAGTGTTTCTTGTGAAATTCATGTGTTCCAAACTGGAGTGCCTTTGGTATACTAGTAGTACGTGTGAAGTAGACTCACTCAGATGCCAGGAACTTGCATAGCCCGAAACCTATCAAGAAGACAGACGGCAAACATGTCACACCACTGAACAATTCATCATTAAAATAAAATATGTAGCTCAGCCACTGACTGATCAAGAGCAAGTACTCTACATCCGCTGACGGATGGAatggaaaagaaaaggagaaatttACTTGGGTCCCTCTTGGTGATGGTTCCAGCGCCGCCGAAGTTGCAGGCGATGTCGGAATTGCCGTTCTGCTGGTAGAAGATGTTGAAGGCGTAGGAGGCGTGCAACAGGAGCGTGTTGGGCTGGTAGCAATGCCCGCCCGGCTGCAGCGGCGAGCAGTCGGCTGCGCCCTGGCCGCACGCCCAGTCCAGCGCGTTCTGGAGGTCCTCCTGGGGGACTCCCGGCCGCGCGACGCACCAGGTGACACCGTCGATGAAGCTCGTGTTTCCCTCCGGAGGAGACAGGGTAGGGATCGGGGTGGTCGACTCCGCCTTCTCCTGCAGCGCGCCTGCCGCGCACACTGATCACACACATGCATGATTCAGATGACACAACAGCGTTCAAATGACAGGGTAGAGCAAGTGACATAAGAAGGCACAGGCAAAGGAAACAAGAGACATGTATATATGTGGTGTAAGAACTCACCAATGAAGCACGCAAGGATCAAAATAACGTTCATGATCAGCTCCTTTCTCTTCATGTGTGAAACAAAACTAACTCAAAAGACACCCCTCCCTCTGCCTGACCCGTCTCTTTCCCCTATGTGAGTCTTAGGGAATATAATGGGAGTCCGAGCGAAGAGCGCCTGTATCAACAGGAAAGAAGCTACTGTCCATGCAAAGGGCACTGGATTTCAGTTCACTACTCCAGTCACTAAGCAACTCATGAACCAAAAAAAGTCCCCGGGTTGCTCACCGTGCATGGTGCGTACTTATGGCCATGGCAGAGAGGCTTGTCTGTGTTGTGTAAACCAATGCAGATCAGATGCCTTTATGAATATAAAACAACACTGAGGATATCGAATGACTTGAAGGCCAGGCAAACCATAGATTCTGCTGCCATGCCATGGAGGTATGCATGCATGGCCATGATTTCTAAAGGGACAAAAGGAAACCAGGCAATAGATTCCAAAAGATCTCTCAAGGGGCCAAGTGCATGGTGTGTTACCTTTATTTTATCTTTTTGCTGTTTCATGGTAGAATGTGTCGGAGCTTCACGAGCAAAAGCTTTTCTTGTGGATTAAGGGAAGAACCTCCATTCACTTTACAAAGCTAGACTCAAGCCTAATGAATATGAGGTTTGGTGAACCAGATTGCCTTGACTGACCTACACCACCTGCCAAGTGCCAATGGAACAAATGACATGCTGAAGCATATATATGACAAGTAACAAGGCTTGAAAAAACAAGCAAGCTGCAGTGAAAAAACAACCAGGCATACTAAATAGAAATGGAGCAGCTAGGAGTGAAAAAAAACCCTGAGAGAAGGCTCCTCAGCTCGGTCTCTGAATGGGCCGATCTTTGATTCCCTTCTAGTGAGTAGCTGGCAAGAACTCAATTTGGCTCGGCCACCGCCACATCCGGGAAACTTGATAAGCTTAACATGAAACCACTGGCACAAAAGTGGTGccagaaacttctttgagaaaGGAAACCATACTAGCAGAAATCATCAGTGGTGATCCCAATGAGTTGAGACATATGGAACAAAGCAACACCAACTAACAAGGTTAAAGAGGACATATAACTATAATATTAGGCTAACCTACCTTTGATGTTTGTCATGAAGAAAGTTGTATCTTTAGACAATATATATGGTCCTGCATTGATTTACTGAAAAACCTGATCATGTCCTGCAGACCTACTTTTCACATGCAAATCTACAGCGAATACTTGTCACACAAGGGAAGCCTGCAAGTAACTACAACTGTGTTTGTTGGAATTTCGATTTCGGAGCAGAATCTGGCTAACAGTCATATCTCAGTTTTGTCCCCACTGAAATGGTTAATTTTGGTACATGTGATAATTAAAAGTACTCAAATGTGTTCAAAAAGGTATGTAACTCGCACATCCTCAGAAAGAATGGATTAATGGGAGAGGTGCCATTCAGGTATCTTATACACATACCAATATACTAGTTACAGAACCACCCGCAAAACATGTCTCATGTCATTGTCTATTAAAAAAAGGGCTCATGTCATTGTACTTTTCTTGTTTGTATATTTTTCTTCTAGATAGAATACACAGTTACAATGCCGCAGAAAACTTTTACCTTCTATTTATCCACCCTACTTTCATATGCTCCAGATCGTTAAAATGCACGCAGTGTGAAGATCATGTATTTGCCCTGGAGGGGCAGTCCTCTGAGCCCACCAGTCCAACAAGATGCCATCCTGCTATGGAATCCACTCCTGGCATTGTCATGACTAAAAACTTCCGACCACACTTCCCTGGACTCAGATGCACCCGATCAGAAGGTGAGGCAAAGTCCCCTGATCTTCATCGCAAAGTGGGCATCGGACTGGGTGGTCGAGGCTTCTCCATTGCAAACGGTCCGCAGTCCAGCAGCAATCCCATGCTGCTAGCCACGCGAAGAATCGACACTCAGCAGGCACTCATGACTTCCagatcatgcttgcgaagttggccTCCACCCTAGTGGGGAAAAGGCTGTGTAAACTGTCTTTCCCGAATACACTTTGTCTAGGGTCCACATCCACCAGAACTCATCTTCAACATGAGGCATCAGATTTGTATGGGCGACCAAATCCCATAGATTGAGGAACCCTGCAAACTGTATCATCCCTAGCTTTATCATGCCAATCATCTACTGTGAATCTTTGATTACAAGAAACAGAACATTCATTCAAGACAACCTTACTGTCTGAGAAAAAACAGAAAATCTTAATGATATGTCACAGTAATATCCCATGGAGCATACCAAACAGTAGGATACTGGTAGATTCTTTGACAATGCAGACTATTTTAGAGGTGCAAATTCTAAAATACAGGTGCGGCATTAGAATTGAAGTATATACTAGCAGTATCAGCTCCAAACCTGCTTTCTGCTGTATCTCTGGTTGCTTCTGTTTCCTACCTCCACATTTTGTAAGTTCTACTAGATATGAATAATAGATGAGGTTACCGCCACACTTCCATTCAGAAATTGGATACTGTGGCTGAATCAACACATGTTTCGACATCTGAACTTCTACAGAAGTTGTACAACCAGGACTCGGAAACGTTCATCATAATATTTCCAACACTAGAATGGTGCTGGCAGTATCCAGCTTCAACCTTGCTTTCTGATGTGCCATGTCCTGAAGCTTATTTTTTCCACTACACATTTAGTGAGTTAGACCAAGACTGAGATTGCAGCGATCTGCAACAGATGAGGTCGCCCCAATGCTTTCACTGGAGTAGTCCTGTGCAACAGAAACCAGATGCTGTGGTTGAGTCAAAACATGCGGTGTCGACAAATGAAGTTCTATAGAACTGTTCGGCAACCAAAGGTCACCACCATTCCCCTGATTATAGGGCATGGAACCTCATAAACCATGCATTCATCACTGTCAGTCCGTACATGAATCAACTACCAATAATCTTTACATGAACATTCTCCACCTTTGAAATGGTGGAACCTACTGCGATCCCTAACAATGATTTCACGGTCATATACCTTAGATATTAACTTAATTACCAAATGGCAGTCTCCACACACCCTCAAGTTCTTCACTATCCTGATAGGAGTACCAGGAAGACACTTCAgcaaggcaaaggcaatggccagcCTCTCGCTATGGTAGTTTAAAGCAGCCTCTTTCTCTTCCTCCTCTATATCTGCCAATACATTGCTTGTGCGGGGGACGTAACCTTGGCGCCTCAATCTCTCGGCTATCTCGGCAAGCATTAGGTATATCTGATCACTCTCAGGATGTGATCTGTCGCCCATAACAAACTCATACACGGAGTTGCGGATCTCCACAAGGCTATGCCCTGGGATTTTCCTCACTCCATGCGTGACCATTGTCTTCCTAAGGACATGGACATCTGCCCACCTCCCAACAGCAGCATACAGATTTGAGAGGAGGACATGGTCGCCGCTGTGCCCAGGGTCAAGCTCAACCAGCCGTGACCAAGCAGCCTCCCCAAGTTCCAGCTTCTTGTGCATAGCACAAGCACCTAGCAATGTCCGCCACACAACAGCATTGGGCTCCAGTGGCATCGTGCTGATATAATCGTGCGCTTCCTCAACTCTTCCAGCTCTCCCCAGCAGATCCACCATACATCCAAGATGTTCAATCTTTGGTGCTATGCCGTACTTGTCCTTCATCTCATTGAAATATCGAAACCCATCGTCAACCAACCCGCAGTGGCTACAAGCATACAGCACTCCTACCATAGTGATATCAGTAGGGATAAGCTTCTCCCTCTCCATCAGACCGAACAGCTCAAGCGCATCCTTCCCAAACCCATTCCCTGCCAAACCCACGATCAGTGACGTCCATGAGACCACGGTCCTTCCCACCCCCATCTCCTCAAACACCTTCCTTGCATCCTCAACTCCGCCGCACTTGGCATACAGATCAATCAGCGCATTACCAACATGTCTGTTCCCTACTAACCCAACCTTGGACGCAAACACATGCACCCTCCTCCCGAGAGCGAGCGCCCCGATCTCTGCGCACGCATTTAAAACACTCACAATGGTGAATCCATCCGGCATGAGGTCCACCTCGAACGTCTCCCGGAAGATTGTCAGTACCTCGTTGGGCCTGCCATTGGCCGCGAACCCGTTCATCACGGAGTTCCAGGAGACGAGGTTCCGCTCCAGCACCGGAATTTCGTCGAACACCCTGTGGGCGCTCTCAAAGAGGCCGCACGCACCATAGTGGTGGACAAGCGAGTTCTTGACGAAGACGAGCGCCACCAGGccgttcttggcggcctcggcgtggAGGCTCTCGCCTTCGCGAAGGGCGAGGAGGCGTGTGCAGGCCTGGAGGAGCGGCGGGTAGGTGTGCGTGtcgggcggcgcgaggcggcggcggtggagcgcgaGCGCGAGGCGTGGGCGCGCCGAGGACGCGGCGATGCGGAGGACGGTGTTGAGGGAGAAAGGGTCCGGGTCGGGGAGGAGGCGGGAGAGGACGGCGACGGCGTAGAGGAGCGGGGGAGCGCCGGCGCGGAGGGAAGCTAGGTGGAAGAGGAGGTGCTTGGCGAGGAGAGGGTGGGAGAGGGTCACGCCAGTCGCACGGAGCGCGCGCGCGTGGATCTGCTTGGCCGCAGCGACGGAGGGAGACGGCAGGTGGAGGCGGAGGAGCGCGACGCAGTGGCGCAGCACCGGGTGTGTGGAAGGTTGTCTCGCGCATGGCAATTGCATGCCCGAGTCGCGGTTGGCCTGTCGCTGGTTCGGTTCGTCTTGGGTTTTTGGAGCGAAGGAGGGCAGCGGGAGGCGCCGTCCCTTTTATTTTTGAGTGGACGCGGGGCGTCGGTTTGGATGCCACGCCGTGCATTTTAGAATATGCGTGTCACGGCATGGCAAAATCACCCAGTATCCTACACGCTACTATAATATTTTCTTTTTTCTCAGGGAATTGTTGCATTTATATTCAAGAGTTCACGGTCCCCTTAGCATAATCTCGAGTTAACAAACTCAGGAGAAATGTAGAAACCAAGTTTTACGTAGCTTATTCGCCGACCATCGCACTCAGGCCACCTTGCAATCCCGAAAGGATCTTACCAAGTCCTTGATCTCTGCCGCTAGTTGCCCATGAGTTGAAAGATCTCTATGTTCATCGATCAGTTTCCTGATTGCCAATTGAGAACAGGTCTCTAGCAGCACCTTCTGAACGTTCGCGCGAAGATTAATGGCGCGACGGCAAGCTAGCAATTCAACCAATTTCAGATCATTTGCAACCGAAAAAAAATGGCAAGCCCCTTCTATAAGGCCTCATTTGGTTGTCCGGTATCCCGGGGAGATCCCCGTCTGAACCCCGGGCTCGGAGCCCATGGGACAAATCAGCCCGTGGAAAAGCTAGCTCATTGCTTGATCGCTCATAGCTCGGGTACTTTCTGGCCCGATCCCTATCGTTTCCCTGGGAGAGCAATCCATGCCTCGTGAGGTCGGAGGGAAAATCCACGCATCTGCTTCTCTCACGCGATCGACGTCCACCTAGCGACCTGGAACGTTGCGTCCTCGTCCCCGAACGACCAAATGATATAGAAGTGATTAGGGAAATCTCACTACGGTGGAAGGGGATCTCATATGCCATGAAAATTTCCCCGGCTGGGGTTTGCTGCCCCGGTTTTGATTCGGCTGCTACCAAATTAGACCTAAAGGTGCCATAATGGTCCCAAAAACTACACCTCCCCCTCCTGACCCTTGGTTCTTTGCTAGCGCTCTATCAGTGTGTGCTTTTATCGGTCCTTCATCTGGTTTGCATCACGCCTCAACCTGTTGCACCGCTGGATGGACCGATTCTTCCTTGATTGATTTTCACTCCTCCACAAGGCATAACACCTTGTTCCTGATAATTGCCGGGTCGTCAACACTTTAGGAATCCTTTGCATTATTCTGCAACAGCCATAGCTGGTACAACTCTCGTATCACCGTTTCCTTTTCATCACTACCCGACCCTTCCCAGCCAATCAAGCATCCATGATCGCATGTAGAAGATGCTGATCTCGAGCGGAAGGTGTCCAACCCTAACTAAAGAAATCAACACCTGAGAGTAGGAATAAAAAAAAGATGTCATTGATTCACATTATAGTTTTTTTTCCGTTGGGTTCATGTTTATTTTTCTTTGAAATATGAaaaataggaaccaatcctatgtatgAATTCCTGTGAAATTCCTTTAAACCAAAAAACCAAAGGGATAGCACCTTCCGCCAGGCGAAGGTTTGCGGCGGATGCTCTAAAGGAAAAATTACTATAataatcctatcctatagaattcctgTAAAGTTCCTCCAAACCAAGGAGGCCTGAATGGTTCGATTGTGCAACTCCGTTCCTACCGCCAAGCCGTTCCACAGGATTCTCCaggtgtgaattttgactttatttgaacTAGTTGCCTTCAGCGACATCCTCAAGTCTACTGAATTTTGCCGTTCTTCATGCAATTCCAAGCTCTGAAATCCTCTCCTCCCACAACAATCTGCTTTtatatcacatgcatcacttacaagAAACACTAAGCTCCAGCTTCAAACTATCTCAAAAAACTTGCTACGACATTTTCAACAAAAAAGAATTTGTCCTCAAAATGTCACAATAAAGACCGTGTCAACAACATGATTTTGACATAGGCAGTACTAATTTGATGCAAATTACTCCGTCAATTCCTAACTAAAGAACAAGGCAATATGCAAGAGTACGACTCCCACTTTTGTGGTATGATTTCAGTAACAAATTAATAGCACCACCAGGGCAAGCAGTCTGACTTCGAAGATAAGTTGCACACAGCAGACAGTCTACACACATACATATCAATATAACAACCAAGACAAACATAAATGCCCAATAATATGAATATCCACAACAACTACCTAAAAATAGAAGAAGAAAGTTTCATCGGACAAGACTGTGTATGTACATGGCATATGACATCAGCTTCCTATCTCAATAAACAGCTGTTTCACAGATGGTTCAACGTTGAAGGTTGTGCGTGGGAATTCATTCCATATCCTGCAGAAATTCAATGGCGATGCTCAGATCATATGTCTGTATATTTCAAAATGGTTTTCTGTATTTTGATTGACGCAACTTCTTACATTAAAAGGATGGTGCTCTCGAGGTAGTGCGCGATTGAGCATCTTCGAATACGTCCACATCTTCGAGCTTTTCAGGCTTCAGGCAAAGAGGGATGTATGCACTGTAGATGGCACCCATGTTCGGTGTCTCTTTGAGCTCCTGGCTTGCCACCTCAAGAGGGGTTTTGGCAAATGCAGGATAGAAGCGTGTGTGGCAAGTGTAGGCGAAGATTAAACTTATTGGGATGAGCGGGAAAAGGATAGCCGAATAGAAGAAAAGTTTCAGTATGATGACACCAATCATGGTGGCCTGGTAAATCATTAGAGCCGCAATGACCCTCGTGTGGATGTGCGGCCACATTCGCCCATTGCTCTCGTAACTAGGAACATAGACTCTCAAAACCTGCATTTAGAGATAAAAGTAAAATGTACTATAAGTCCTTTTTGCCAAATTCTCAGACATCCGTACTATAAGTCCTTTTTGCCAAATTCTCAGACATCCGTATTCTTCAAATATATAGTTAATGGATTAGTATCACTTCCAGAAGCCATCTCTAGATTAGTCTCACTATGCTGAACTTACATTGAAGTAAGTAACATCTGCTTACCTGGTTTTTTGCTATAAGCCATCCAAGAGCAAAGTAAGCAACACCGAATGGAATAATCAAAGGTGCAATGACGGAGTAGCACAGCACAATTGTAACAATCAGCATGTCACTTGGAACCCTGGTGTTATACCCCAAGTCCCCTGGACTCCACGCTGCCCGCACTTCATCCTCAGTCTTGCATAGGTACTTCTTTTTCAAGTGGAAAATGATGAGAGGGACCAAGCGAGAGAGCTCAAGCCCATAACCAACAAAGAATCTGTAAAAACAGCAATCAAACAGTTATATTCGATACTTGTAGTGAAATTCAGGCATATCTAGATTTGAATGAATGAGACACGAAAAGCATTACTTCAGTGCAACGAATGAGAGGAAGAAAGTTGCACTTCCAGGAAGGCTGTTGCCTAGCATCACAATAATCCCAGGAGGGTTATCAACGATGGTTTTCAAGGCACTGAACAATGAGGAGCTAATTGTAAAGCCaaggaagacattgaagataatgaagTAGAAATATTTTCCTGACGCTGCCCTGACTACATGGCTCTGTGAAGGGATCCCTTCTGACTTTGAGAGAAACATAAGGAGAGCAGCAAAGCTAGAAAAACAATAAGCGCGAGCTGCGGCAGGTAAGCCTGTAAGACAGTCTTAATTACTTGTTGGTCCACCACCACCTTCAGAAAGGGCAGCTTCTCCCTCAGTTTTTCCAGCGTCGTGACAGCAGAGACAGCAGTAATAGGAATAGTATAGAAAAAGACTGTGAGAAAGACAATGAAATAAACCACAGTCTGTCTGGTGTGCCTCTCATATATTTTCTTCGGAAGGTTGGACCATATCATATCACGTGGTTCAGGAGCTTCTGTGACTGTCCATTTATCAAACAGCTGAGCATGAAGAGTCTGAGATGCAGAGGCTGCAGCAGCTCTGCTGttgaagaagacaatggcagcacgTTGCTGTTTATCATGAAGAGTGCTCTTCTGTTCAGCCTCCAGTTTGGGCAGTAATTCCTTGATCTCCCCATTACAATACTCCATTGTGTCAACTTTTTTACCAATAAGACCAAGCAATCCAGTCCTATGAGTAGGCTTGGTGCCCTCAGGTTTGTTTCCTTTTTTTGACTCTGCATAGACAGCTTCAGCGTGAGCAATTTTGTGTTTGTGACCTTCAATCTCTTGGAAAATTTTATCAGCCTGCAGGGAGCAATCAAATCAGATACAAGGGAAGTACGATAAGTATCGCAAATAAGATAAAGAAAGGGCAGCAATTGCCCTACAAGAACCTCAGAGCTGCACTACCTCCTTATTGTCTGTCACAACCATTGCTTTGTAGAATGTGTCAGGATGAAGTACTCGGAAATATGAGTCCACCGAGTCCTTTATAGTTTGATCAGGAGGCGGTATAGGAACATCTCTCACCAACACGGCAAACTCCTCTGGTTTAACATCTGATGTTGATCTTGCAGCTGCTCTCAGATTCAAAACATGTTTGTAGGATTTCCATAGTACGAGATAGGTGACAAAGGAGACCCAGTAGACTGATAATATGAATGCCCACAGCCTCATACTTTTTTTCTGGAGAAAATGTTAAGTCACCGCTTAGTATGGTTGTGAGTGTGACCATAATATTATGAATGCAGTCTGGCAATCATGTTTATAGGAAGCTATACTTTTTTATATACAAGAAAAACAACAGTTGTGATAGTTTGAAACGTAACCATTTCAGTCAACCTTCACATTCTTTTGAACTACTAGACTTTAAGAATCCAATTGCGAGAAATGGTACAAGTGATTACATGAATAATCAAATCTGGATGCACTGTAAATTCAAGGAATACTGGTCGGAAAGCAGAATTTCATTTCAATCCAAACTACGGAATGATGGACCTAACGGCTAATAGAACAGCAAGGAGCAAGACACTGCCTATTCAAGAAGCAAATTATATACTTGGAATGTATAAAATACACATTTTTGAAAACCGAGCATCCATTTGGTGAGATTAAATGGGCCAGATCAAGTGAGAACATGCTTTGGAATGTCTAATTGTGTAGAAATAGAACAACCTAGATTAGTTTATGGCAACAAAAACAGACCGAAAAGGTAACTGCAATAAAATTTTGCTTACTTGAACATTGCCCAATGCTAATCTTTCAATAATCGTGAAGTTCTGCGCCTCTTTGCCATTTTTGAAGCCAGCAGAATTCTCCAGGGCATGATCAGTTGCAGCAAGCGGTAACAGAAGTGGAAGCAACACAATTCCAGAGACCACAAGGATTGCCAACACTGGAACACAAGAGAGCAATAAACAAACTGGAAATTGACAACGACTCTATGATGTACCCACACCTATAATTGACCTCTGCTAAAAAAACTATAATTGACCCAGAACGCATTTACCCTTTGCATCACCCATTTTGGACTGCAGATTAAACCGTTTTAACTTGCTAAACTTCATAATTCCAACAATCCTACAGGTATCGTAGTTTTGTTTGGGCCTGGCCTTAAAAGTACAGGATGATCTTTTTCTGGATTATGCATAAGCATGCGTATCATACATTCATAGGGTACAAGAGGTGGTCTTAATTGAAAAAAAAAAAGCATGGCTGTAGCTTGTTCAAAATCTTTTCTCGGCTTTATAAGAGCATTATTTTAATTTATGACAGGTGTGAAAATCTGATGTGTAAAGCCGTATTCTAGCAGTTCTGGCAGTTCATGTAAGCGTCTATCCCATTGTGTTGGTATAAAGAAGACAGACAATCAAACACGAAACTGCGTTTCCACAACACGGCACCATATTTTTAGAAACAGATATCCGTTCAGAATATAATACGGCTTTACATGAGCAGATTTCAAAACATGTTACTCCTACAAAACAGCACGGCGTTATTTTATCGTGCGAATCATTGTTGAAACGAGAGTAATATACCACAGAAACGCACAGATAAGCAGTACGCAGAGCAACCTGGGAACCAAACAGCCGAGCCAAGGCAACTTAACCAACCAAATCATGGGTAAACAAATGAACTCAATCCCTGTAA
This window harbors:
- the LOC119354484 gene encoding major pollen allergen Ole e 10-like: MKRKELIMNVILILACFIVCAAGALQEKAESTTPIPTLSPPEGNTSFIDGVTWCVARPGVPQEDLQNALDWACGQGAADCSPLQPGGHCYQPNTLLLHASYAFNIFYQQNGNSDIACNFGGAGTITKRDPSFGLCKFLASETSAASALVLRSMRMICAAFLTMLQLRLFKAVR
- the LOC119354483 gene encoding pentatricopeptide repeat-containing protein At4g21065-like, which produces MQLPCARQPSTHPVLRHCVALLRLHLPSPSVAAAKQIHARALRATGVTLSHPLLAKHLLFHLASLRAGAPPLLYAVAVLSRLLPDPDPFSLNTVLRIAASSARPRLALALHRRRLAPPDTHTYPPLLQACTRLLALREGESLHAEAAKNGLVALVFVKNSLVHHYGACGLFESAHRVFDEIPVLERNLVSWNSVMNGFAANGRPNEVLTIFRETFEVDLMPDGFTIVSVLNACAEIGALALGRRVHVFASKVGLVGNRHVGNALIDLYAKCGGVEDARKVFEEMGVGRTVVSWTSLIVGLAGNGFGKDALELFGLMEREKLIPTDITMVGVLYACSHCGLVDDGFRYFNEMKDKYGIAPKIEHLGCMVDLLGRAGRVEEAHDYISTMPLEPNAVVWRTLLGACAMHKKLELGEAAWSRLVELDPGHSGDHVLLSNLYAAVGRWADVHVLRKTMVTHGVRKIPGHSLVEIRNSVYEFVMGDRSHPESDQIYLMLAEIAERLRRQGYVPRTSNVLADIEEEEKEAALNYHSERLAIAFALLKCLPGTPIRIVKNLRVCGDCHLVIKLISKVYDREIIVRDRSRFHHFKGGECSCKDYW